A region of Moorena producens PAL-8-15-08-1 DNA encodes the following proteins:
- a CDS encoding MFS transporter, which yields MNQTTDTQQQTAYDGKPSIISAITKRFPSLQGMETFTFIWFGQVISLIGTSLTSFALSIWVYQQTDSVTQFSLPVLSAAIPPILIGPIAGVYVDRWSRRWTMIISDFSAGLCTLLVAWLYLNGSLEIWHICLTNVLRSSFSTFQGLAYSAATTLLVPKANLGRASGMVFTGQAISDLAAPTFAVTLLAIIQLPGIIAIDFITLLFALVALLIVKFPELSTGTDEQTEQESFLHNLTYGWNYFVQRPGLLGLVLLVALCNFLIGATQVLDIPLVLSFASVTTLGIVVSFANAGMVIGGLIMTIWGGWQNQMTTVFISMFAIGLCVLLVGLRPSAILLACANFSMLLTIPIVNSAIQAIYQRKVAPEVQGRVFAFRKSVALATLPLSYVIAGPLADRFFEPLMTQDSIVAKTIGRVIGTGPGRGIGLMFISMGVLTILMTSIAYFLPRLRYLEDELPDAIGD from the coding sequence ATGAACCAGACCACTGATACCCAACAACAGACGGCTTATGATGGCAAGCCCAGCATCATCAGCGCCATCACTAAACGGTTTCCATCACTGCAAGGAATGGAAACATTTACTTTCATCTGGTTTGGCCAAGTTATTTCACTGATCGGTACCAGTCTGACCAGTTTTGCCCTCAGCATTTGGGTTTACCAGCAAACTGATTCTGTCACCCAATTTTCCTTACCCGTACTATCGGCGGCGATTCCTCCGATTTTAATTGGTCCAATTGCGGGAGTCTATGTCGATCGCTGGAGTCGTCGTTGGACGATGATTATTAGTGACTTCTCTGCCGGTTTGTGTACCTTGCTGGTGGCTTGGTTATACCTTAATGGTAGTCTGGAAATTTGGCATATCTGTCTAACAAATGTGCTTAGGTCTAGCTTCAGTACATTTCAAGGTTTAGCCTATTCTGCCGCAACCACTCTGCTGGTTCCCAAAGCTAATCTTGGCCGTGCTAGTGGTATGGTCTTCACGGGGCAAGCCATCTCAGATTTAGCAGCCCCTACCTTTGCGGTAACTCTACTTGCCATTATTCAGTTACCAGGGATTATCGCCATTGACTTTATTACCCTACTATTTGCCTTGGTAGCTCTATTGATAGTCAAATTTCCGGAGCTTTCAACTGGGACTGACGAGCAAACGGAACAGGAATCATTTTTACACAATTTAACCTATGGCTGGAACTATTTCGTGCAGCGACCAGGTCTTTTGGGATTGGTACTGTTGGTTGCTCTGTGTAATTTCCTAATTGGAGCCACTCAGGTTCTCGATATCCCATTAGTTCTTTCTTTTGCATCGGTAACAACCCTGGGAATTGTGGTCTCCTTCGCCAATGCTGGCATGGTTATTGGGGGCTTAATCATGACGATTTGGGGCGGCTGGCAGAATCAAATGACTACTGTTTTTATCAGTATGTTTGCTATTGGCCTGTGCGTACTTTTGGTAGGTCTTCGCCCCTCCGCTATTCTTCTGGCTTGTGCAAATTTTTCCATGCTACTAACTATTCCGATAGTCAATAGTGCTATTCAAGCTATTTACCAGCGCAAGGTAGCTCCAGAAGTCCAGGGAAGGGTGTTTGCATTTCGGAAATCAGTGGCTTTAGCAACGCTGCCTCTGTCTTATGTTATTGCAGGTCCATTAGCCGATCGCTTCTTTGAACCCTTAATGACTCAAGATAGTATTGTTGCAAAAACCATTGGCAGAGTGATTGGTACAGGTCCTGGTCGTGGTATTGGCCTAATGTTTATTTCCATGGGAGTCTTGACTATTTTGATGACTTCCATCGCTTACTTTTTGCCTCGTTTACGATATTTGGAGGATGAATTACCTGATGCGATTGGGGATTAA
- a CDS encoding non-ribosomal peptide synthetase, which translates to MSRCLEETLVTIWSEVLKIEPIGIEHNFFELGGHSLHASQVVARISNRLGIEVPLLQIFEAPTISLLSNYLESANTSTSSTGDYPLVPTPTATEAEIPLSLTQQSLWFLAPLEENPAAYNLVRAFVITGRLDTTNLENAFAKRRLCRIATLIDRHEILRTTFSAGEGIPNQRISSHISLPLSMVDLATEGFDVIEEVILQEQNRPLDVTVGPLVRFTLICNSQEKQILLLTMHHIISDDWSIQVLLCELSSLYTAGLTETPPSLPALPIQYVDYAQWQRHRFTGEFRDSQIKYWQEQLADAPPVLNLPLDRPRKTQPFKSGRVPFLLHGDLTQKLNVLSQGKGTTLFITLFAAFSAFLSRYCDQDDIVVGTAIANRKPAITEALIGFFANILVLRTRPNQQHSFLELLSQVRQVALDAYAHADVPFGLLVEQLKPERLPGVSPLFQVVFILQNVPKETLDLSGLTVSAKSLDKPTAGATFDLSLSLTQSDTELIGAFEYNANLFDPATIERMTRNFQIFVEGITGDPEQTIAQLPILSAAEQQQLLVEWNQTQTDYPRNACVHQLFEAQVQKTPDAVALRFAEQALTYQELNQKANQLAHYLQTLGVGRDVPVGICLERSFSMVIALLAILKAGGAYVPLDPGYPQKRLAYMMKTAQVSILLTQECLISQVQLMAEHTLCLDKDWPTIAQHLPTNLNGQTTPDHLAYIIYTSGSTGQPKGVAMPHQALVNLIGWQLEQTLASNTGRTLQFAPISFDVSFQEIFSTLCAGGTLVLISEDIRQDPMALLSKLNQENIARLFLPFVGLQQLATVAKTAPSLPTHLQDIITAGEQLQISNAIRNLMERLPGCTLHNHYGPSESHVVTAFTLPEDLAQWPALPPIGKPISNCQIYLLNQAFQPVPIGVAGELYIGGVGLARGYFNRPELTAERFIQHPFSDNPWARLYKTGDLARYLPDGTIEFLGRIDHQVKIRGFRIELGEIESVLSDYQQVQECVVICREDTPGNKRLVAYVVGDDDLDISALKEYFKQKLPDYMVPSVVVPLTSLPLSPSGKINRKALPAPSAAFSQSSDFVAPKTQSQIRIASLFAEILSLHPQSISLEDSFFELGGHSLLATQLMFRIREAFEINLSLRALFDYPSVSDLASAIDHALVTGDYQYQTWDLEAEAALAPDIQPSTAIAPIVSPMERIFLTGATGFLGIHLLSELLTTTDATVYCLVRADNRDAGKERLLNKLEATGLWSENFTSRIIPIIGDLGTSRFGLSATEYNNLCQAIDVVYHPGAYVNHVWSYPILKDANVLGTQDVLRLASLGKLKPVHYVSTISVLSTSQTDQPMLESATANYYDLPKVGYVQTKWVAEQLVWEAAKRGLPITIYRPSRISGHSQTGVSSFDDLLSRRVKGCIRLKCFPSWSGLAENLVPVDYVSRAIVCLSQQNRLFGKAFHLINPKSVHLREIFDWVRSLGYSLQEIDYTDWRYKLIEDMENPLYPYLPNFPESPSNITNLIEYDCRNVVDGLRGSGIQLPEVNQDLFKTYLCYFRESGFLED; encoded by the coding sequence ATGTCTAGGTGCTTAGAAGAAACCTTAGTCACAATTTGGTCTGAAGTCCTAAAAATTGAGCCGATTGGCATTGAGCATAATTTCTTTGAATTAGGGGGACACTCCCTTCATGCCAGCCAAGTTGTGGCTCGTATTTCTAATAGACTAGGCATTGAAGTGCCATTGTTGCAGATTTTTGAAGCACCAACAATTAGCCTGCTCTCAAATTACCTAGAATCTGCAAATACTAGCACTTCTAGCACTGGTGACTATCCATTAGTTCCCACCCCCACGGCAACAGAGGCAGAGATTCCTCTATCCTTAACCCAACAAAGTCTCTGGTTTCTGGCTCCACTGGAAGAGAATCCTGCTGCCTATAACTTGGTCAGAGCGTTTGTGATTACCGGGCGATTAGACACAACGAATTTAGAAAATGCGTTCGCGAAGCGTCGGCTTTGCCGAATCGCAACCCTCATAGACCGCCACGAAATCCTACGAACCACCTTTTCAGCTGGCGAGGGCATACCAAACCAAAGGATTTCATCCCACATTTCTTTACCCTTGTCTATGGTAGACTTGGCCACTGAGGGGTTCGATGTGATTGAGGAAGTGATTCTCCAAGAGCAAAATCGCCCCTTAGATGTAACTGTTGGCCCTCTGGTCCGATTTACGCTAATTTGCAATTCACAGGAAAAGCAAATTTTACTACTGACCATGCACCACATCATTAGTGATGACTGGTCAATACAAGTTTTGCTCTGTGAACTCTCATCCCTTTACACAGCTGGTTTAACCGAGACACCGCCATCCTTACCAGCTCTGCCCATTCAATATGTTGATTATGCTCAGTGGCAACGGCACCGATTTACCGGAGAGTTTAGAGATAGCCAAATTAAATACTGGCAAGAGCAATTAGCAGATGCTCCCCCAGTGCTTAACCTCCCCCTGGATCGTCCCCGCAAAACTCAACCCTTCAAATCTGGCCGGGTGCCATTTCTCCTCCATGGGGATTTAACTCAAAAACTCAATGTCTTAAGCCAGGGTAAGGGAACAACCTTATTCATTACCCTGTTTGCGGCCTTTTCCGCTTTTCTGTCTCGCTATTGCGATCAAGACGATATTGTGGTGGGGACTGCCATCGCCAACCGAAAGCCAGCCATAACAGAGGCGTTGATTGGCTTTTTCGCTAATATCTTAGTCTTGCGCACTCGACCGAACCAACAGCATAGCTTCCTAGAGTTGCTGTCCCAGGTTCGTCAAGTGGCCTTAGACGCTTATGCCCATGCCGATGTCCCCTTCGGCCTGCTGGTAGAGCAACTGAAACCGGAACGGCTGCCAGGGGTTAGTCCCCTATTTCAGGTGGTGTTTATCTTGCAAAATGTCCCGAAAGAAACCCTTGATTTATCCGGGCTGACTGTCAGTGCGAAGTCTTTAGACAAACCCACTGCTGGGGCTACCTTTGATTTAAGCTTATCCCTGACTCAAAGCGATACAGAACTGATTGGCGCTTTTGAATACAATGCCAACCTGTTTGATCCCGCAACGATTGAGCGGATGACAAGAAATTTCCAAATTTTTGTAGAGGGGATAACTGGTGACCCAGAACAAACCATTGCTCAATTGCCGATTTTGAGTGCTGCTGAACAACAGCAATTATTAGTGGAGTGGAATCAGACCCAAACCGATTATCCTCGTAATGCCTGCGTTCACCAGTTATTTGAAGCTCAAGTCCAAAAGACACCAGATGCAGTAGCATTACGTTTTGCCGAACAAGCTCTGACCTATCAGGAGTTGAATCAAAAGGCTAACCAACTCGCCCATTATTTGCAAACTTTGGGTGTTGGCCGAGATGTTCCGGTGGGAATTTGTCTGGAGCGCTCGTTCTCGATGGTGATCGCGCTGCTAGCAATTCTCAAAGCCGGGGGAGCTTATGTGCCCCTAGACCCTGGCTATCCCCAGAAACGGCTGGCCTACATGATGAAAACTGCTCAAGTTTCCATTCTACTCACCCAAGAGTGTTTAATATCCCAGGTGCAGCTAATGGCAGAGCATACCCTTTGTTTAGATAAGGATTGGCCAACCATTGCCCAACATCTACCCACCAACCTCAATGGCCAGACTACACCAGATCACCTGGCTTATATTATCTATACTTCTGGCTCAACTGGTCAACCGAAAGGGGTGGCCATGCCCCACCAAGCTTTAGTGAATCTGATTGGTTGGCAACTTGAGCAGACCTTAGCATCTAACACTGGTCGCACCCTCCAATTTGCCCCGATTAGCTTTGATGTTTCCTTCCAGGAAATCTTCTCGACCTTGTGTGCTGGAGGAACTTTAGTTTTAATCTCAGAGGACATACGCCAAGACCCCATGGCACTGTTGTCCAAACTCAACCAGGAAAACATTGCTCGTTTATTCTTACCCTTTGTTGGGTTACAACAGTTAGCAACTGTAGCGAAAACAGCACCATCATTGCCCACCCACTTGCAAGACATCATTACTGCAGGAGAACAGTTACAAATCTCTAATGCCATTCGCAATTTGATGGAGCGTTTGCCAGGATGTACTCTCCATAACCACTATGGGCCTTCTGAGAGTCATGTGGTGACAGCCTTTACCCTGCCAGAAGACCTTGCTCAATGGCCAGCCCTGCCCCCGATTGGAAAACCCATCTCTAATTGTCAAATCTATTTGCTAAACCAAGCTTTCCAGCCAGTTCCGATTGGGGTTGCCGGTGAGCTATACATTGGCGGGGTGGGGCTTGCTCGGGGTTATTTTAATCGCCCTGAGCTAACGGCAGAGCGATTTATTCAGCATCCATTTAGTGATAATCCATGGGCTCGACTCTACAAAACTGGGGACTTAGCTCGGTATTTACCAGATGGCACTATTGAATTCCTCGGTCGCATTGACCATCAAGTCAAAATCCGAGGCTTCCGTATCGAACTGGGGGAAATTGAATCGGTGCTCAGTGACTACCAGCAGGTGCAGGAATGCGTCGTTATCTGCCGGGAAGATACCCCAGGAAACAAGCGCCTGGTAGCCTATGTAGTTGGGGATGATGATCTTGACATCAGCGCCCTGAAAGAGTATTTCAAACAGAAATTACCAGACTACATGGTTCCCAGTGTAGTGGTGCCCCTGACGTCATTACCCCTGTCTCCCAGTGGTAAAATAAACCGCAAAGCATTACCTGCCCCCTCTGCTGCCTTCAGCCAAAGTAGTGACTTCGTTGCACCGAAGACACAGAGTCAAATTCGGATCGCTAGTCTTTTTGCCGAAATTCTCTCCCTGCACCCTCAGAGCATTAGCCTTGAGGATAGTTTCTTTGAGTTAGGTGGTCATTCCCTATTGGCCACTCAACTGATGTTTCGGATTCGTGAAGCCTTCGAGATTAATTTATCCCTAAGGGCATTGTTTGATTATCCCTCTGTTTCTGATTTGGCTAGTGCAATCGACCACGCTTTAGTAACTGGAGACTATCAATACCAGACTTGGGATTTAGAAGCAGAAGCTGCTTTAGCTCCAGATATTCAGCCATCAACTGCGATCGCGCCAATCGTCAGTCCAATGGAACGAATTTTCCTAACCGGTGCCACAGGTTTCTTGGGAATTCATTTACTTTCTGAACTCTTGACCACAACGGATGCTACTGTCTATTGTTTGGTTCGGGCTGATAATCGTGATGCTGGCAAAGAAAGACTATTGAACAAGTTAGAAGCAACTGGATTATGGAGTGAGAATTTTACATCTCGAATTATTCCCATCATCGGAGATTTAGGAACCAGTCGTTTTGGACTCTCAGCAACTGAGTATAATAATTTATGCCAAGCAATTGATGTTGTTTATCACCCTGGAGCCTATGTTAATCATGTGTGGTCTTACCCTATTTTAAAAGATGCGAATGTTTTGGGAACCCAAGACGTGTTGAGACTGGCTAGTCTAGGGAAGCTCAAACCTGTTCATTACGTTTCTACCATCAGCGTGTTATCAACATCCCAAACTGATCAACCCATGCTCGAGTCAGCCACTGCCAATTATTATGATTTACCAAAAGTAGGCTATGTTCAGACCAAGTGGGTAGCAGAGCAGTTAGTTTGGGAAGCTGCCAAGCGCGGTTTGCCCATAACTATCTATCGACCTTCGAGGATTAGTGGTCACAGTCAAACCGGTGTCTCTAGTTTCGATGACTTACTCTCGCGACGGGTGAAAGGATGTATTCGACTCAAATGTTTTCCCAGCTGGAGTGGTTTAGCAGAAAACCTTGTCCCAGTAGATTATGTCAGCCGAGCGATTGTTTGTCTGTCTCAACAAAACCGTTTATTTGGGAAGGCATTCCATTTAATTAATCCCAAATCGGTGCATCTGAGGGAGATTTTTGACTGGGTGCGCTCCCTGGGCTATAGCTTACAAGAAATTGACTATACTGATTGGCGTTATAAGTTGATAGAGGATATGGAAAATCCTCTCTACCCTTACTTACCTAACTTCCCGGAATCACCGTCGAACATAACAAACTTAATTGAGTACGATTGTCGCAATGTGGTTGATGGTTTAAGGGGAAGTGGTATCCAGTTACCGGAGGTTAATCAGGATTTATTTAAAACTTACCTCTGCTACTTTAGAGAAAGTGGATTTTTGGAGGATTGA
- a CDS encoding PDDEXK nuclease domain-containing protein: protein MSDLDSGKYRQLLVEVKQRIRQAQYQSLKAVNKELITLYWDIGRLIVTRQQGETWGKSVVEQLAKDLQAEFPGISGFSVRNIWRMREFYLSYYAKEKLSPLVAEIGWSHNLLIMQKCKDDLEREFYIRMTRKFGWTKNVLIHQIENQTYEKTLLNQTNFEQTVSEEIRKQAKLAVKDEYIFDFLELADQYSERQLEQAILAKVEPFLREMGGMFAFIGSQYRLEISNKEYFIDLLLFHRHLKCLVAIDLKIGEFLPEYIGKMQFYLAALDDKVRLEEENSAIGIILCKSKDKTIVEYALKESNKPIGVATYRIVSTLPQQLQNQLPAPEQVALLLEGVE, encoded by the coding sequence TAGAAGTCAAGCAGCGCATTCGCCAGGCTCAGTACCAATCCCTCAAAGCAGTCAACAAGGAATTAATTACTCTTTATTGGGATATTGGACGGTTAATTGTTACCCGTCAACAGGGAGAAACCTGGGGTAAATCAGTCGTAGAACAATTAGCAAAAGACTTACAAGCGGAGTTTCCAGGTATCAGTGGCTTTTCGGTTCGGAATATCTGGAGAATGCGAGAATTCTACCTTTCTTACTATGCCAAGGAAAAACTGTCACCATTGGTGGCAGAAATTGGCTGGAGTCATAATTTGCTTATTATGCAAAAGTGTAAAGATGACTTAGAGCGAGAGTTTTATATCCGGATGACGCGGAAATTTGGCTGGACAAAAAATGTTTTGATTCACCAAATTGAGAATCAAACTTACGAGAAAACGTTGCTGAATCAAACGAATTTTGAACAGACAGTTTCCGAGGAGATTCGTAAGCAAGCTAAGTTAGCTGTTAAAGATGAGTACATCTTTGATTTTTTGGAGCTAGCCGATCAGTACAGTGAGCGTCAGTTAGAGCAAGCAATTCTAGCCAAGGTCGAACCATTTTTACGGGAAATGGGAGGAATGTTTGCTTTCATTGGCAGTCAGTATCGCTTAGAAATTAGCAACAAAGAGTATTTTATTGATTTGCTGTTATTTCATCGCCATCTCAAATGTTTGGTAGCCATCGATTTAAAAATAGGGGAGTTTTTGCCAGAATATATAGGCAAGATGCAGTTTTATTTGGCAGCGTTAGATGACAAAGTGAGGCTAGAAGAGGAAAATTCTGCCATAGGAATTATTCTGTGCAAGTCTAAGGATAAGACCATTGTGGAATATGCCTTGAAGGAGTCAAACAAACCGATTGGTGTTGCTACTTATCGAATAGTTTCAACGTTACCACAACAATTGCAGAATCAACTTCCTGCACCTGAACAAGTGGCTCTGTTATTGGAGGGGGTGGAGTAA